The following proteins are co-located in the Meriones unguiculatus strain TT.TT164.6M chromosome 4, Bangor_MerUng_6.1, whole genome shotgun sequence genome:
- the Ing2 gene encoding inhibitor of growth protein 2 isoform X1 — protein MLGQQQQQQQQQLYSSAALLTGERSRLLTCYVQDYLECVESLPHDMQRNVSVLRELDNKYQETLKEIDDVYEKYKKEDDSNQKKRLQQHLQRALINSQELGDEKIQIVTQMLELVENRARQMELHSQCFQDPAESERASDKAKMDSSQPERSSRRPRRQRTSESRDLCHMTNGIEDCDDQPPKEKKSKSAKKKKRSKAKQEREASPVEFAIDPNEPTYCLCNQVSYGEMIGCDNDQCPIEWFHFSCVSLTYKPKGKWYCPKCRGDNEKTMDKSTEKTKKERRTR, from the exons ATGttagggcagcagcagcagcagcagcagcagcagctgtacTCGTCGGCCGCGCTCCTGACGGGAGAGCGGAGCCGGCTGCTCACCTGCTACGTGCAGGACTACCTGGAGTGCGTGGAGTCGCTGCCCCACGACATGCAGAGGAACGTGTCGGTGCTGCGGGAGTTGGACAACAAATACCAAG aaACCCTAAAGGAAATTGATGACGTTtatgaaaaatataagaaagaagaTGATTCAAACCAGAAAAAACGTCTACAGCAGCATCTGCAGAGAGCATTAATCAATAGCCAAGAATTGGGAGATGAAAAAATTCAGATTGTCACACAAATGCTCGAGTTGGTGGAAAACCGAGCAAGACAAATGGAGCTACATTCACAGTGTTTCCAAGATCCCGCTGAAAGTGAGCGGGCCTCAGACAAAGCGAAGATGGATTCTAGCCAACCCGAAAGATCTTCTAGAAGGCCGAGAAGACAGCGGACCAGTGAGAGCCGTGATTTATGTCACATGACAAATGGGATTGAAGACTGTGATGATCAGCCAccgaaagaaaagaaatccaaatCCGCCAAGAAGAAGAAGCGCTCCAAGGCCAAGCAGGAAAGGGAAGCCTCACCTGTTGAGTTTGCAATAGACCCCAACGAACCTACCTACTGCTTATGTAACCAAGTGTCCTACGGGGAGATGATCGGCTGTGACAACGATCAGTGTCCCATTGAATGGTTTCACTTTTCCTGCGTGTCACTCACCTATAAACCAAAGGGGAAATGGTATTGCCCAAAGTGCAGGGGGGACAATGAGAAAACGATGGACAAAAGTactgaaaagacaaaaaaggagagaagaacgAGGTAG
- the Ing2 gene encoding inhibitor of growth protein 2 isoform X2, whose amino-acid sequence MVVGHTSHTVSRGAGTAEGPLLTPAPQTLKEIDDVYEKYKKEDDSNQKKRLQQHLQRALINSQELGDEKIQIVTQMLELVENRARQMELHSQCFQDPAESERASDKAKMDSSQPERSSRRPRRQRTSESRDLCHMTNGIEDCDDQPPKEKKSKSAKKKKRSKAKQEREASPVEFAIDPNEPTYCLCNQVSYGEMIGCDNDQCPIEWFHFSCVSLTYKPKGKWYCPKCRGDNEKTMDKSTEKTKKERRTR is encoded by the exons ATGGTGGTGGGTCACACCTCCCACACCGTGAGTCGCGGAGCGGGCACCGCCGAGGGTCCGCTGCTGACCCCGGCTCCGC aaACCCTAAAGGAAATTGATGACGTTtatgaaaaatataagaaagaagaTGATTCAAACCAGAAAAAACGTCTACAGCAGCATCTGCAGAGAGCATTAATCAATAGCCAAGAATTGGGAGATGAAAAAATTCAGATTGTCACACAAATGCTCGAGTTGGTGGAAAACCGAGCAAGACAAATGGAGCTACATTCACAGTGTTTCCAAGATCCCGCTGAAAGTGAGCGGGCCTCAGACAAAGCGAAGATGGATTCTAGCCAACCCGAAAGATCTTCTAGAAGGCCGAGAAGACAGCGGACCAGTGAGAGCCGTGATTTATGTCACATGACAAATGGGATTGAAGACTGTGATGATCAGCCAccgaaagaaaagaaatccaaatCCGCCAAGAAGAAGAAGCGCTCCAAGGCCAAGCAGGAAAGGGAAGCCTCACCTGTTGAGTTTGCAATAGACCCCAACGAACCTACCTACTGCTTATGTAACCAAGTGTCCTACGGGGAGATGATCGGCTGTGACAACGATCAGTGTCCCATTGAATGGTTTCACTTTTCCTGCGTGTCACTCACCTATAAACCAAAGGGGAAATGGTATTGCCCAAAGTGCAGGGGGGACAATGAGAAAACGATGGACAAAAGTactgaaaagacaaaaaaggagagaagaacgAGGTAG